The following coding sequences lie in one Desulfobacterales bacterium genomic window:
- a CDS encoding TRAP transporter large permease: MSPVITGIVGIGVLLLLFLLRMPVGFAMGFVGLAGFAYLADPGPALSLLAQDIFEQFSSYPLSVIPMFILMGTFAFASGISKRLYETAYTWVGGVRGGLTIATVLACAGFAAICGSTAATAATMGKIALPEMKKYKYDNTLATGTVAASGTLGILIPPSTILIVYGILTEESIGKLFIAGVLPGIMLSLAFVAVVAILCLRNPQLGPAGTPTSFREKVKAVNGIIEAIILFLLTIGGLFLGWFSPTQAGAIGAGGALLIGLVRRQLTWKNFFEAGKEGLRTSCMVLIIITGATIFGHFMAISTIPFALADWIKNLPIPPVALMGLIIFLYFIGGFFMDSMALVVVTIPIFFPVVMQLSYDPIWFGVIIVLVAEMGVITPPVGVNVFVIKGIAPDVPLHVIFRGIFPFLVALILMTALLVAFPGVAVFLPNLVTY; this comes from the coding sequence ATGAGCCCCGTGATTACAGGCATTGTGGGCATTGGTGTTTTGCTGCTGCTCTTTCTGCTGAGGATGCCGGTGGGATTTGCGATGGGATTTGTCGGCTTGGCCGGTTTCGCCTATCTGGCGGACCCCGGTCCCGCACTCAGTCTGCTGGCTCAAGATATCTTTGAGCAATTTTCCTCTTATCCTTTGAGTGTGATCCCCATGTTCATCCTGATGGGTACTTTTGCCTTTGCTTCCGGAATCAGCAAAAGACTATACGAGACGGCTTACACCTGGGTGGGCGGTGTACGCGGCGGCCTGACAATTGCCACCGTACTTGCCTGTGCCGGATTTGCAGCCATTTGCGGGTCAACCGCCGCAACAGCCGCAACCATGGGCAAAATTGCCCTTCCGGAAATGAAAAAATACAAATACGACAATACCCTGGCAACCGGCACGGTGGCCGCATCGGGAACACTGGGCATATTGATTCCGCCCAGCACAATTTTAATTGTTTACGGTATTTTAACCGAGGAATCCATCGGTAAGCTGTTTATTGCCGGGGTTTTACCCGGGATAATGCTTAGTTTGGCCTTTGTGGCTGTGGTTGCGATTCTTTGTCTGCGCAACCCGCAACTGGGGCCGGCCGGCACTCCCACAAGCTTCAGAGAAAAAGTTAAAGCCGTCAACGGCATCATTGAAGCCATCATTTTATTTCTACTGACCATCGGGGGGCTTTTTCTGGGCTGGTTCAGTCCGACTCAGGCGGGTGCTATCGGGGCCGGCGGTGCGCTGTTGATTGGCTTGGTGCGCCGGCAGCTGACCTGGAAAAACTTTTTTGAAGCCGGCAAAGAAGGCCTGCGAACATCTTGTATGGTGTTGATTATAATTACCGGGGCAACGATTTTTGGCCATTTTATGGCAATCTCCACCATTCCGTTTGCCCTGGCGGATTGGATTAAAAACCTGCCGATACCGCCGGTGGCATTGATGGGCCTTATTATTTTTCTCTATTTTATCGGCGGCTTTTTTATGGATTCCATGGCCCTGGTGGTGGTAACCATCCCGATCTTCTTTCCGGTGGTAATGCAGCTGAGTTATGACCCCATCTGGTTTGGCGTCATTATCGTGCTGGTAGCGGAGATGGGCGTCATCACGCCGCCGGTGGGCGTCAATGTCTTTGTCATCAAGGGCATTGCACCGGATGTTCCTCTGCATGTCATTTTCAGGGGCATATTCCCATTCCTGGTCGCCCTGATTTTAATGACCGCGCTGTTGGTGGCTTTTCCGGGCGTTGCGGTTTTTTTGCCTAACCTTGTCACATATTAA
- a CDS encoding HAD family hydrolase, which translates to MSNQVKLKVEAVIFDLDGTLIDSIDTYFKIVEIALERLNLPPVSRSKILAAAESENFKWELVLPPEVLSSNEHIIDEAWSVINEIAPQMFADRLDIFQGADSILKMISASGLKMGLVTSTQKHYLKTKMQPLKNAGVDNLIEVIVTSDDVDKRKPAPDPLIMCAQELELKPDRCVYVGDTTTDIQAGKAAGMLTVGVLTGFDDYDSLKKEQPDAIIDSIYNLNKVLSF; encoded by the coding sequence ATGTCTAATCAAGTGAAGTTAAAAGTGGAGGCGGTGATTTTTGATCTGGATGGCACCCTGATCGATTCAATTGACACCTATTTTAAGATTGTTGAAATCGCTTTGGAACGGCTCAATCTTCCTCCGGTATCACGCAGCAAAATCCTGGCGGCTGCAGAAAGCGAAAATTTTAAATGGGAACTTGTGCTACCGCCGGAAGTTCTTAGCAGCAATGAACATATTATAGATGAAGCCTGGTCCGTCATCAATGAGATCGCACCCCAAATGTTCGCCGATCGTTTGGATATTTTTCAAGGTGCGGACAGCATCCTTAAAATGATTTCAGCAAGCGGATTAAAGATGGGCCTGGTCACCTCGACTCAGAAACACTATTTAAAGACCAAAATGCAGCCGCTAAAAAATGCCGGTGTTGATAATCTTATCGAGGTTATCGTGACATCCGACGATGTTGATAAAAGAAAACCGGCGCCGGATCCGCTCATCATGTGTGCCCAAGAACTCGAGCTTAAGCCTGACAGATGTGTTTATGTGGGCGATACTACCACCGACATACAAGCGGGCAAGGCCGCTGGGATGCTCACAGTTGGTGTTTTGACCGGATTTGATGACTACGATTCTCTCAAAAAAGAGCAGCCGGATGCCATCATCGACAGCATTTACAATTTAAACAAAGTACTTTCCTTTTAG
- a CDS encoding carbon-nitrogen family hydrolase yields MRVTSIQLAMVDQPKEKNVAHALDLIDQAPPSDLILLPEIWPCGFFSFDRYQDDSETVDGPTVNTLKAAARKRNCHIFMGSMVEKDGSHLYNTSILLNPAGEIAARYRKIHLFGYQSEETNLLEPGQDVIVVDAPWGKCGLSTCYDLRFPELYRRMVDAGATFFLVASAWPLVRLEAWRLFNRCRAHENLAFLISCNCTGANQGKTYAGHSMIVDPLGQVLVEGTQEEDMVHAEIDPSQVDAARQEFPALEDRTLS; encoded by the coding sequence ATGAGAGTGACTAGTATCCAACTGGCAATGGTGGATCAGCCCAAAGAAAAAAATGTAGCTCACGCACTCGATCTGATCGATCAGGCCCCACCCAGTGATCTGATCCTGTTACCGGAAATTTGGCCCTGCGGCTTTTTCTCCTTTGACCGCTATCAAGATGACAGCGAAACTGTCGATGGCCCCACCGTTAATACCTTAAAGGCAGCGGCTCGCAAACGAAACTGTCATATCTTTATGGGCAGCATGGTCGAAAAAGACGGTAGTCATCTATACAACACCAGTATACTATTAAATCCCGCCGGCGAGATCGCAGCCCGCTACCGTAAAATCCACCTGTTCGGATACCAATCCGAGGAAACCAACCTTCTGGAACCGGGACAAGATGTTATTGTCGTTGATGCTCCCTGGGGCAAATGCGGTCTTTCCACCTGTTATGACCTGCGCTTTCCCGAGCTCTATCGTCGCATGGTCGATGCGGGCGCAACATTTTTTTTAGTTGCTTCGGCCTGGCCACTGGTTCGCTTGGAGGCCTGGCGATTGTTCAACCGCTGCCGGGCACATGAAAATCTAGCCTTTTTGATTTCCTGCAATTGTACCGGTGCCAACCAGGGCAAAACGTACGCCGGCCACAGCATGATCGTAGATCCTTTAGGTCAGGTGCTGGTTGAAGGCACTCAAGAAGAAGATATGGTTCATGCCGAGATCGATCCTAGCCAGGTCGATGCGGCCCGCCAGGAATTTCCAGCTCTCGAGGACCGTACGCTAAGCTAA
- a CDS encoding methylmalonyl-CoA mutase family protein, whose product MTAEVEVYKPENYIRVVTATSLFDGHDAAINIMRRILQDTGVEVIHLGHNRSVQEIVDAAIEEDAQGIAVSSYQGGHIEFFKYMVDLLKEKGAPHIKVFGGGGGVIVPDEIEELEAYGVTKIYSPEDGAQLGLQGMINHMVAAIDFSTVKKGRFAFDELSPNNKLLVANLISAAEYAKAQENGDLAALRAELSKKIGKQKPPVIGITGTGGAGKSSLTDELILRMLHDIKDIHIAIISCDPSRRKTGGALLGDRIRMNAIGSPRVYLRSLATRESQTEIPAILGEAIEAVQAAGYDLIIAETAGIGQGDSRIIDMVDLSIYVMTSEFGAASQLEKIDMLDFADLVVVNKFEKRGGEDAVRDVRKQVQRNRKAFEQSPEDMPVFGTIASKFNDDGVTALYHAIMDAVAAKTGVAFKSSLPRPQTQTSTSKTIIIPPERTRYLSEVADHLRTYHRDTDQQAKAVRKVWHLKEAAEALEDDDLKGDTSQLIEAFKAQIKAAEAALKPETVQTMAEWENIQQTYGQDELVYQVRDREIRVPLFSESLSHTRIPKIQLPKFKDPGEIFRWLREENVSGKFPYTAGVFPLKRVDEDPTRMFAGEGNPARTNQRFKMLSANYEAKRLSTAFDSVTLYGCDPDIRPDIYGKVGTSGVSICTLDDVKMLYDGFDLCAPSTSVSMTINGPAPIILAMFLNTAVDQQLDKFTAENSKPPSDEQYQQIRASVLSNVRGTVQADILKEDQGQNTCIFSIDFALKMMGDIQQYFIENHIRNFYSVSISGYHIAEAGANPITQLALTLANGFTYVEYYLSRGMPIDSFAPNLSFFFSNGLDPEYNVIGRVARRIWAVAMRDKYAASERSQMLKYHIQTSGRSLHSQDIQFNDIRTTLQALCAIYDNCNSLHTNAFDEAITTPSAESVRRALAIQLIINREWGLTKNENMNQGSFIFEELTRLVEEAVLMEFDRITERGGVLGAMETGYQRSKIQEESIYYETLKHTGDLPIIGVNTFRDPHADGEQLSEAVELARATEAEKQSQLKRLAEFKNRNAKEAPEALERLQKVVLSGDNIFAELMEAVRTCSLGQITQALYEVGGQYRRNM is encoded by the coding sequence ATGACAGCTGAGGTCGAGGTCTACAAACCTGAAAATTATATCCGGGTCGTCACTGCAACCTCTCTTTTCGATGGCCATGATGCTGCCATCAATATCATGCGCCGAATCCTGCAGGATACCGGTGTGGAAGTCATCCATTTGGGGCATAATCGATCGGTTCAAGAAATCGTGGATGCCGCCATAGAAGAAGATGCCCAAGGAATTGCCGTATCCAGTTATCAGGGCGGCCATATCGAGTTTTTCAAGTATATGGTCGATCTTTTAAAAGAAAAAGGGGCACCGCATATCAAGGTCTTCGGCGGTGGTGGCGGCGTAATTGTGCCGGATGAAATTGAAGAGCTCGAAGCTTACGGTGTTACCAAAATTTACTCCCCGGAAGATGGCGCCCAGTTAGGGCTACAGGGCATGATCAACCATATGGTCGCCGCCATAGATTTTTCCACGGTCAAAAAAGGCCGCTTTGCTTTTGATGAGCTGTCACCGAATAATAAATTGCTGGTGGCCAATCTGATATCCGCGGCCGAATACGCCAAAGCCCAGGAGAACGGCGACTTGGCAGCCCTAAGAGCTGAGTTGTCCAAGAAAATCGGCAAGCAAAAACCGCCCGTCATCGGCATTACCGGGACCGGCGGTGCCGGTAAATCGTCATTGACCGATGAGCTGATTTTGCGAATGCTGCATGATATCAAAGATATTCATATTGCCATCATCAGCTGCGATCCTTCGCGACGCAAAACCGGCGGTGCGCTGTTGGGGGATCGAATTCGTATGAATGCCATCGGCAGCCCGCGTGTGTATTTGCGTTCTTTAGCTACCCGCGAATCCCAGACAGAGATTCCCGCCATTTTGGGTGAAGCCATTGAGGCTGTACAGGCTGCCGGCTATGATTTAATTATCGCTGAAACCGCCGGAATCGGACAGGGCGATTCTAGAATTATCGACATGGTGGATCTGTCCATCTATGTGATGACCAGTGAATTTGGCGCTGCCTCCCAGCTTGAAAAAATCGATATGCTCGATTTCGCCGATCTGGTGGTCGTCAACAAATTTGAAAAACGGGGCGGCGAGGACGCTGTACGAGATGTACGCAAACAGGTCCAGCGCAATCGCAAAGCCTTTGAACAATCACCTGAGGACATGCCGGTTTTTGGCACCATCGCATCCAAATTCAATGATGATGGTGTCACCGCGCTTTACCATGCCATCATGGATGCAGTAGCTGCAAAAACCGGTGTTGCTTTTAAATCCAGTCTACCCCGACCCCAAACCCAAACGTCAACGTCTAAAACCATTATCATTCCACCCGAGCGTACTCGCTACTTAAGCGAAGTTGCAGATCATTTGAGAACATACCACCGCGACACCGATCAACAGGCAAAAGCAGTCCGGAAAGTCTGGCACCTTAAGGAAGCCGCCGAAGCGCTGGAAGACGACGATCTAAAAGGCGATACCAGCCAACTCATCGAGGCCTTTAAAGCCCAGATTAAAGCAGCCGAAGCAGCCCTCAAGCCGGAAACCGTTCAAACGATGGCGGAATGGGAAAACATCCAACAAACCTACGGTCAAGATGAACTGGTTTATCAGGTCCGCGATCGCGAAATCAGGGTTCCTCTTTTTTCCGAATCCTTATCGCATACCCGTATACCCAAAATTCAACTTCCAAAGTTCAAAGACCCAGGCGAAATTTTTCGCTGGCTGCGCGAAGAAAATGTCTCCGGAAAATTTCCCTATACTGCTGGTGTGTTTCCGTTAAAGCGTGTGGATGAAGACCCCACCCGAATGTTTGCCGGCGAAGGCAATCCAGCCCGCACCAATCAGCGCTTTAAGATGCTTTCCGCCAATTATGAAGCCAAGCGTCTGTCAACGGCTTTTGATTCGGTCACCCTTTATGGTTGCGACCCGGATATTCGCCCGGACATATACGGCAAGGTCGGCACCTCGGGCGTCAGCATCTGCACCTTAGATGATGTTAAAATGCTCTATGACGGCTTTGATTTGTGCGCACCCAGTACATCGGTTTCGATGACCATCAATGGCCCGGCGCCCATTATCCTGGCCATGTTTTTAAACACAGCCGTTGATCAACAGCTGGATAAATTTACGGCTGAAAACAGCAAGCCACCTTCCGATGAACAATATCAGCAAATACGTGCCAGCGTGTTGTCCAATGTGCGCGGTACGGTTCAAGCCGACATTCTTAAAGAAGACCAGGGACAAAACACCTGCATCTTTTCAATTGATTTTGCCTTGAAAATGATGGGCGATATTCAGCAATATTTTATCGAAAATCATATTCGCAACTTCTATTCGGTGTCGATTTCCGGCTATCATATTGCCGAAGCCGGCGCCAATCCCATTACACAGCTGGCCTTGACCCTGGCCAACGGATTCACTTACGTGGAGTACTACCTTTCCAGAGGGATGCCGATTGACAGTTTTGCACCCAATCTTTCCTTTTTCTTCTCCAATGGACTGGATCCCGAATACAATGTTATCGGACGCGTGGCGCGACGGATCTGGGCGGTGGCCATGCGGGATAAATATGCTGCATCAGAGCGATCGCAGATGCTTAAGTATCACATTCAAACCTCCGGGCGTTCTTTACACAGCCAGGATATTCAGTTCAATGATATCCGCACCACTTTGCAGGCGTTGTGTGCCATTTACGATAACTGCAACAGCCTGCATACCAATGCGTTTGATGAGGCCATCACTACCCCGAGCGCGGAGTCGGTCAGACGTGCGCTTGCCATTCAATTGATTATCAATCGCGAATGGGGTCTGACAAAAAATGAAAACATGAACCAGGGCAGTTTTATTTTCGAAGAGCTGACCCGCCTGGTGGAAGAGGCGGTGCTGATGGAATTTGACCGCATTACGGAACGCGGCGGGGTCTTGGGGGCTATGGAAACTGGTTATCAGCGCAGCAAAATCCAGGAAGAATCCATATACTACGAGACCCTAAAGCACACCGGTGATCTGCCTATCATCGGGGTCAACACCTTTCGCGATCCGCATGCCGATGGAGAGCAGCTGAGCGAAGCAGTCGAACTGGCCCGGGCCACCGAAGCCGAAAAACAATCGCAGCTCAAACGGTTGGCAGAATTTAAAAACCGCAACGCAAAAGAGGCCCCGGAAGCTTTGGAGCGCTTGCAAAAAGTCGTATTGTCCGGCGACAACATTTTCGCCGAGCTAATGGAAGCAGTGCGGACGTGCAGTCTAGGCCAGATCACCCAGGCGCTTTATGAAGTCGGCGGCCAATACAGACGTAACATGTGA
- a CDS encoding TetR/AcrR family transcriptional regulator, with protein sequence MQDLPRTKDIPTQVKDPDLVKRRRRQIADAAVQLFIDKGFHKTTTRQIAGAAGFSIGSLYEYFASKEDILYMVCEAIHAEVERGVTAAMSQAKGGRDALVKIIHEYFMVCHQMSDFILLIYQETQSLPSQWQKRVLENELRITGLFVKALARIAKSGDLINLKENNLELAAHNIVVLGHMWTFRRWYLAHHYSIEDYTKLQTGIILGMYAGGKK encoded by the coding sequence ATGCAAGATCTGCCCAGAACAAAAGACATACCCACCCAGGTCAAAGACCCCGATCTGGTTAAGCGCCGGCGGCGTCAAATCGCGGATGCAGCCGTGCAGCTATTTATTGACAAGGGTTTTCACAAAACCACCACGCGCCAGATTGCCGGGGCGGCCGGATTTTCGATTGGATCGTTGTACGAGTATTTCGCCTCCAAGGAAGATATTCTGTACATGGTATGCGAAGCCATTCATGCTGAGGTTGAACGGGGAGTTACGGCGGCGATGTCACAGGCCAAAGGTGGTCGCGATGCCCTGGTAAAAATCATTCATGAATATTTCATGGTTTGTCACCAGATGAGTGATTTCATTCTCTTGATTTACCAGGAGACCCAATCGCTACCCTCTCAATGGCAAAAACGCGTTCTGGAAAACGAACTGCGCATTACAGGCCTGTTTGTCAAAGCGCTTGCTCGCATCGCCAAATCCGGCGATCTGATCAATCTTAAAGAAAACAATCTGGAGCTGGCAGCGCATAATATAGTCGTTTTAGGGCATATGTGGACATTTCGGCGCTGGTATCTGGCCCACCATTACAGCATTGAAGACTATACGAAACTGCAGACCGGCATTATTTTAGGCATGTATGCCGGCGGTAAAAAATAA
- a CDS encoding class I adenylate-forming enzyme family protein, with translation MENIENLTLGQVLQKSAAESPDKVAILDGDRRATYAELNSAADALAAGLTKLGIQKGDRVAIYMKNSLELVSAFYALQKIGVVVVWVNAIYRIHEAEFILKNSEARGLFIFDRWDGYDYVSGILKIKSSLPDLEHIIVAGGGPETEVIDYNRLIDTGKGKTLPAVAIDPQKDLCMLLYTSGTTGRPKGAMIRQYAAVRAGREYALGTAATVDDIFIGILPMSHSYGCGSVLVQPILLQATLVLMDKFEVERAFQIIEHEKITLQMGAPPHYILELNHKSRPKYDLSSLRAGLIAGMIAPEGLITRVEKEMGVYLTSFWGASEVGPGLATMCPYPSPLDVREKYVGIPAEGTQMRVVEPVTQKPLPDGEIGELTLSGWHVMQGYWKNPEETAKQIVNGWLFMGDLASRDENGYFRIYGRTKDLINRGGYKIYPYELESLIIDHPKVEQVSVVATPNPVLGESICACVVPIPDQALSLEEIREFVKDKVAPHKLPDELCIMDDFPKLAGGVKLKKFGQGGLTELASKDDSRERIRK, from the coding sequence ATGGAGAACATAGAAAACTTAACGTTGGGCCAGGTACTACAGAAATCAGCGGCCGAATCACCGGATAAAGTGGCAATCTTAGACGGCGACAGGCGCGCAACCTATGCGGAGCTCAATTCTGCCGCTGACGCATTGGCAGCCGGCTTGACGAAATTGGGTATTCAAAAAGGCGACCGGGTGGCCATATATATGAAGAACTCCCTGGAGCTTGTCAGCGCTTTTTACGCCCTGCAAAAAATCGGTGTAGTGGTGGTTTGGGTCAATGCGATTTATCGCATACACGAGGCCGAATTTATCCTCAAAAATTCAGAAGCCAGAGGGTTATTTATTTTCGACCGGTGGGATGGCTACGATTATGTTAGCGGAATTTTAAAAATTAAATCCAGCTTGCCCGATCTCGAACATATTATCGTCGCTGGCGGTGGGCCAGAGACTGAGGTAATTGATTATAATCGCCTAATTGACACCGGCAAGGGTAAGACTTTGCCGGCCGTTGCCATCGATCCGCAAAAAGATCTGTGCATGCTGCTGTATACCTCCGGCACCACCGGGCGCCCTAAAGGCGCTATGATCAGACAATATGCTGCCGTGAGGGCTGGCCGCGAGTATGCATTGGGCACCGCTGCGACTGTCGATGATATTTTTATTGGCATTTTACCTATGAGCCATTCTTATGGCTGTGGTTCGGTTCTGGTTCAGCCCATTTTGCTGCAAGCCACCCTGGTTCTGATGGACAAATTTGAGGTGGAGCGCGCCTTTCAGATAATTGAGCACGAAAAAATAACATTGCAAATGGGGGCGCCGCCCCACTATATCCTGGAACTCAATCACAAAAGCAGGCCCAAATACGATCTGAGTTCGCTGCGCGCCGGGCTGATCGCAGGAATGATCGCGCCGGAGGGCTTGATCACACGCGTGGAAAAAGAAATGGGCGTTTATCTGACCTCTTTTTGGGGGGCATCTGAGGTCGGTCCGGGGCTGGCAACCATGTGCCCCTACCCTTCCCCGCTGGACGTTCGTGAAAAATATGTCGGCATACCGGCCGAAGGCACTCAAATGCGGGTGGTGGAGCCCGTCACCCAGAAACCGCTGCCAGACGGTGAAATCGGGGAACTAACCCTTAGCGGATGGCATGTCATGCAAGGCTACTGGAAAAATCCTGAAGAAACAGCCAAACAAATAGTGAACGGATGGCTTTTCATGGGCGATCTGGCATCCAGGGATGAAAACGGCTATTTTAGAATTTACGGCCGCACCAAGGATCTGATCAATCGCGGCGGATACAAGATCTATCCCTATGAGCTGGAGTCGTTGATCATCGACCATCCCAAAGTCGAGCAGGTGTCTGTGGTGGCAACCCCCAATCCAGTGCTGGGCGAATCCATTTGCGCCTGTGTCGTTCCAATACCGGATCAAGCCCTGTCATTAGAGGAAATCCGGGAATTTGTGAAGGATAAGGTTGCGCCGCACAAACTGCCCGATGAGCTGTGCATCATGGATGACTTTCCTAAGCTTGCCGGTGGTGTCAAACTTAAAAAGTTCGGCCAAGGCGGACTGACGGAACTGGCATCTAAAGACGATTCTCGTGAAAGGATTCGGAAATAA
- a CDS encoding TRAP transporter substrate-binding protein has translation MNKKHLLISLSIAAMLCFSFALPIFNPPAFSEDVIKLKMANYFPPPAPHSKICEDFIADVERRTNGRVKIQYFAGGSLVKAPRMYEGVVTGIVDIGLAHVEYTPGRFPVTEVCDLPLGFPSGWVANQVVNDFYHQFKPKEWDKVHILWMHASNPNVVISKKPVRSLADMKGLTIRAPGRVGNTIKALGATPAPTPIMEVYDGIAKGVLDGVNTPYETLRSFRFAEVAKYVTTSWQVGNLYTFYVAMNKKKYNSLPPDIKQIFDELSGVYRERMALMWNSIDFAGKNFAASKGVEFIDLSSAEVAVWKKATAPVIEDYVKKMVAAGHSEGDVRGWLKYLDERINYWTVKQTKLFIKSPTGPPEIRP, from the coding sequence ATGAATAAAAAACATTTGCTGATATCTCTGTCTATAGCCGCGATGTTGTGTTTCTCATTCGCACTTCCGATCTTTAACCCACCGGCATTTTCCGAAGATGTCATTAAACTCAAAATGGCGAATTATTTTCCGCCGCCAGCCCCGCATTCCAAGATATGTGAAGATTTCATAGCCGATGTTGAAAGGCGAACCAACGGTAGAGTTAAAATACAATACTTTGCCGGTGGGTCTCTGGTAAAAGCACCCCGGATGTATGAAGGTGTTGTTACCGGAATTGTCGATATTGGACTGGCCCATGTTGAGTATACACCCGGTCGTTTTCCGGTTACCGAAGTGTGCGATCTGCCTCTGGGATTTCCCAGCGGCTGGGTGGCCAACCAGGTGGTCAACGATTTTTATCACCAATTCAAGCCCAAGGAGTGGGACAAGGTGCATATTCTGTGGATGCACGCCAGTAATCCCAACGTTGTCATTTCAAAAAAGCCGGTAAGATCTTTGGCAGATATGAAAGGACTGACCATCAGAGCGCCAGGTCGGGTGGGTAATACCATCAAAGCGCTGGGTGCCACACCAGCGCCAACCCCGATCATGGAAGTCTATGACGGAATTGCCAAAGGCGTTCTCGATGGCGTCAATACCCCTTATGAAACTCTCAGATCTTTTCGTTTTGCCGAAGTCGCTAAATATGTGACCACCAGTTGGCAGGTGGGCAATCTGTACACTTTTTATGTTGCCATGAACAAAAAAAAGTACAATTCCCTACCGCCGGACATTAAGCAGATCTTCGATGAGCTCAGTGGGGTTTATCGCGAGCGCATGGCGTTGATGTGGAATTCCATCGATTTTGCAGGTAAAAATTTTGCCGCTTCAAAAGGTGTGGAATTTATCGATTTAAGCTCCGCCGAAGTCGCAGTCTGGAAAAAAGCGACGGCACCTGTCATTGAAGATTATGTCAAGAAGATGGTGGCTGCCGGTCATTCCGAGGGTGATGTCAGGGGCTGGCTGAAATATCTGGATGAGCGCATCAACTATTGGACCGTTAAACAAACTAAATTATTCATTAAATCGCCGACCGGTCCGCCTGAAATAAGACCCTAA
- a CDS encoding TRAP transporter small permease has product MTFLEKFDNFNRRLSIGFELIGLGGLLLMMVITCLDVLGGKLFRTPVYGALDIVMLSQLVAISFATAYALIIGRHVSVEFFMALLPERVQALVDTVISFFGLTFFVLIVWRLIVHGHSLQIGGEVSATIRIPLYPFAYGIALASIPVALVFLAQMIKAIARMVAK; this is encoded by the coding sequence ATGACCTTTCTGGAAAAATTTGACAATTTCAACCGGCGACTGAGCATCGGGTTTGAACTCATCGGCCTGGGTGGGCTCCTGTTGATGATGGTGATCACCTGTCTCGATGTTCTTGGCGGCAAGCTGTTTCGTACCCCGGTATACGGTGCACTGGACATTGTCATGCTCAGCCAGCTGGTGGCCATTTCTTTTGCCACCGCGTATGCGCTGATTATCGGCCGGCATGTCAGTGTTGAGTTTTTTATGGCCTTATTGCCCGAGCGAGTACAGGCGCTTGTTGATACCGTCATTTCTTTTTTCGGGCTCACGTTTTTTGTTCTGATCGTTTGGCGCTTAATCGTTCATGGCCATTCTCTTCAAATCGGCGGAGAGGTAAGTGCGACGATACGCATTCCGCTTTATCCGTTTGCCTATGGAATTGCGCTTGCCAGTATTCCCGTCGCCTTGGTTTTTTTAGCCCAGATGATAAAGGCAATTGCCAGAATGGTGGCCAAATGA
- a CDS encoding 4Fe-4S binding protein, with protein sequence MGPIATKALKHLREIKSITFATIDNGIPAARIIDVMLVKEDGLYFLTARGKSFYRQLKAAPKIAICGMDQHYVTTRIIGDIKFCDNRDIIDEIFEHNPMMNDLYPGEKRDILEGFHLYRGKGEIFDLSVEPPGRERFAFGGETVNPPGYTITTDCTACGLCLEACPVEVISEGKIYEIDGSHCLECGRCAEICPEDAIEAAKEI encoded by the coding sequence ATGGGCCCCATTGCCACCAAAGCGCTCAAACACTTGCGCGAGATCAAGTCCATAACGTTTGCCACCATAGATAACGGTATACCGGCGGCGCGCATCATCGATGTTATGCTCGTCAAAGAAGATGGGCTCTATTTTCTCACTGCGAGGGGAAAGTCATTTTATCGTCAACTCAAAGCCGCTCCCAAAATCGCCATCTGCGGCATGGATCAGCATTATGTCACCACGCGGATTATCGGTGACATAAAATTTTGCGATAATAGAGACATCATCGATGAAATTTTTGAGCACAATCCCATGATGAACGATCTTTATCCCGGTGAAAAGCGCGACATTCTGGAGGGCTTTCACCTATACCGCGGCAAAGGCGAAATCTTCGACCTTTCGGTGGAGCCCCCCGGCCGTGAACGCTTTGCTTTTGGCGGCGAGACGGTCAACCCACCGGGATATACGATTACAACTGATTGCACGGCTTGCGGTCTTTGTCTGGAAGCCTGTCCCGTAGAAGTGATTTCAGAAGGTAAGATATATGAAATCGACGGTTCCCATTGTCTGGAGTGCGGCCGCTGTGCGGAAATCTGTCCGGAAGATGCCATCGAAGCTGCTAAAGAAATTTAA